One Cohnella candidum genomic region harbors:
- a CDS encoding YveK family protein, with amino-acid sequence MTLSDYLAIVRKRWILITVLIVIACSAAGYAAAAYTQPMYQASSKIIVNQATLENGKLQVNPGDVAVNNMLINTYKELIKTPGILQKVVQANPGLNVTVDELLGSLKISSAAGSQIMTVAWEDPSYVKASKIVNAVTSTFRVEAPGIMMTDGAMIVIPSDPETPSSPRQTGLTFILLVSFVASSIVAVFIAFLLETLDSGLKDAGKVEDWLGIPVLANIPVIRKSDIKNAKQAAAAPAFKRVGEDQHVHANG; translated from the coding sequence ATGACACTGTCCGACTATTTGGCTATCGTACGCAAGAGATGGATCCTGATCACGGTCTTGATCGTCATCGCTTGCTCAGCCGCCGGATACGCCGCTGCGGCTTACACCCAGCCGATGTACCAGGCAAGCAGCAAAATCATCGTCAACCAGGCGACGCTCGAAAACGGGAAGCTTCAGGTGAACCCCGGCGACGTGGCGGTCAACAACATGCTGATCAATACCTACAAGGAATTGATCAAGACGCCCGGCATCCTGCAGAAAGTCGTCCAGGCGAATCCGGGCTTGAACGTCACGGTAGACGAGCTGCTCGGCTCCCTGAAGATCAGCTCAGCCGCGGGAAGCCAGATCATGACGGTCGCATGGGAAGATCCGAGCTACGTGAAAGCTTCGAAAATCGTGAACGCGGTCACCTCGACATTCCGCGTGGAAGCCCCCGGCATCATGATGACGGACGGCGCGATGATCGTGATTCCGTCCGATCCCGAAACGCCTTCGTCACCGCGGCAGACCGGCCTGACGTTCATCCTGCTCGTCTCTTTCGTCGCCTCGTCCATCGTCGCCGTTTTCATCGCTTTCCTGCTGGAAACGCTGGACTCCGGACTGAAGGACGCCGGAAAGGTTGAAGATTGGCTCGGCATTCCCGTTCTGGCGAACATTCCGGTCATCCGCAAAAGCGATATCAAAAACGCGAAACAAGCGGCCGCAGCGCCGGCTTTCAAACGGGTAGGGGAGGATCAACATGTCCACGCTAACGGCTAA
- a CDS encoding glycosyltransferase family 4 protein, translating to MAVYMLPKKLEGNKYIELLVESLERRDLPVKSFNREAVVRIGRGDVFHIHWPSYYYTGKNAAMTAAKSALFVLLLVYLRLRGAKIVWTVHNVWPHQTGETGWNRFMRKLLCRFCSRLIVMGDSVKAELVRHFKADESKIVRVPHGHYGGVYGSKGTNVRARFGIPEEDYLFLFVGQISPYKGLDHLVPSFKRMRDRHTHLLIAGKPSSDFDRSLLADCGEGVHLHLDFVPDEELADYVRGADAVVLPYRKITTSGTAILAASYCRPVVAPDLGLLKDYLTPDIAILYDPGKPDALAAAMAEIKERRDEFRSEDRYARILRDLDWHSVSRTMLDVYGTPAQVMTCP from the coding sequence TTGGCTGTTTATATGCTCCCTAAGAAGCTGGAAGGAAACAAGTACATTGAATTGCTGGTCGAATCGCTGGAACGAAGAGACTTGCCGGTGAAATCGTTCAACCGGGAAGCCGTCGTCCGGATCGGGAGGGGAGACGTCTTCCATATCCACTGGCCCAGCTACTATTACACCGGCAAAAACGCGGCCATGACCGCGGCGAAATCCGCCCTGTTCGTTCTCTTGCTCGTCTATTTGCGGTTGAGAGGAGCCAAAATCGTCTGGACGGTTCACAACGTATGGCCCCACCAAACGGGGGAAACGGGCTGGAACCGTTTCATGAGAAAGCTGCTGTGCCGTTTTTGCAGCCGTTTGATCGTGATGGGGGATTCGGTGAAGGCGGAGCTGGTCCGGCACTTCAAAGCCGACGAGAGCAAAATCGTCCGCGTCCCCCACGGCCATTACGGCGGCGTATACGGAAGCAAAGGGACGAACGTGCGAGCGAGATTCGGCATTCCGGAAGAGGATTACCTGTTCCTGTTCGTCGGCCAAATCTCTCCTTATAAAGGGCTGGATCATCTGGTTCCGAGCTTCAAGCGGATGAGGGACCGGCACACGCATCTCCTGATCGCCGGCAAGCCTTCCTCCGACTTCGACCGCTCGCTGCTCGCGGACTGCGGCGAAGGCGTGCACTTGCATCTCGACTTCGTTCCCGACGAAGAGCTGGCGGATTACGTCCGCGGTGCGGATGCGGTCGTGCTTCCCTATCGCAAAATCACCACTTCCGGCACCGCCATTCTCGCCGCTTCATACTGCAGGCCGGTCGTCGCGCCGGATCTGGGACTCCTGAAAGATTATCTGACGCCCGACATCGCCATCCTCTACGACCCGGGGAAGCCGGACGCCTTGGCGGCCGCGATGGCGGAAATAAAAGAGAGAAGAGACGAGTTCCGTTCCGAAGACCGGTATGCCCGCATCCTGCGGGATTTGGACTGGCACTCCGTGTCCCGGACCATGCTGGACGTTTACGGCACTCCCGCACAGGTGATGACATGTCCGTAG
- a CDS encoding ABC transporter permease, with product MVDFWSLILNENMKIYRRVATWIMLGFVVIMPLAMSVLFYFAAGDQDLASNWWVMKTASQILFPLITIFTAVKASESVAGEFTWGTIKLLLIRPWSRSSILLSKYISTILFALFFTIIGFVVSLLASMALFGYSNSATDLSQTMNSPWTYMLEFYGLQFVSLIVIVTFGFMMSSAFRSSGLAIGLSIFLLLSGNLLAALFALADKAWVKYVMFLHLDLTSYLNGGTGPIPNQETTLGFSIAVLAVYVIIFNIVSWSVFVKRDVAA from the coding sequence ATTTTTGGAGCTTGATTCTGAACGAGAATATGAAAATCTACCGGCGCGTCGCCACTTGGATCATGCTGGGGTTCGTCGTGATCATGCCGCTGGCGATGTCCGTGCTGTTCTACTTCGCTGCCGGAGATCAGGATTTGGCATCGAACTGGTGGGTCATGAAAACCGCCAGCCAAATTTTATTTCCATTGATAACGATCTTCACGGCCGTCAAAGCCTCGGAGTCCGTCGCGGGCGAATTCACCTGGGGAACGATCAAGCTGCTGCTGATTCGTCCATGGAGCCGTTCGTCGATATTGCTGTCCAAGTATATCTCCACGATCCTATTCGCCTTGTTTTTCACCATCATCGGCTTCGTCGTATCACTGCTCGCTTCTATGGCCTTGTTCGGCTATTCGAACTCGGCGACGGACCTGTCGCAGACGATGAACTCGCCCTGGACTTACATGCTGGAGTTTTACGGGCTGCAGTTCGTCAGCCTGATCGTCATCGTCACGTTCGGCTTCATGATGTCGTCGGCTTTCCGCAGCAGCGGACTGGCGATCGGCTTGTCCATTTTCCTCCTGCTGTCGGGGAATCTGCTCGCCGCCTTGTTCGCGCTGGCCGATAAAGCCTGGGTCAAATACGTGATGTTCCTGCATCTGGATTTGACCTCCTATTTGAACGGAGGCACCGGCCCGATTCCGAACCAGGAAACGACGCTCGGCTTCTCGATCGCGGTATTGGCCGTTTACGTCATCATTTTCAACATCGTCTCATGGTCCGTCTTCGTCAAACGCGACGTCGCGGCATAA
- a CDS encoding glycosyltransferase, which produces MEREKMNILFASHTYIGGPFVVGSHHLARELSKMGHRVFHLSTSVTPAHLLKMKQRPILDRFRQWWNLRKMNGGLIHGVPLSLVPWNVAGRIFQKTGSNWFVESIRFPKVSKLLKRHRFTEVDLLLIDQPYFVGIEKHVKAKIVIYRPTDHYAEMSGDFTVAAAEREIAGKAHGMIATSEPVLLSVRQYNEDVPAIVLENGVEFEHFSQGGPEPEELREIPRPRAIYVGAVDERLDLKALRILAERRPDVSLIVIGPHSATAAVSFAGLANVFFLGQKPYAELPSYLHHADLALLPLSDHKANRGRSPMKLYEYAAAGLPIVVRETPELLRRGERFLAFYNGSEDLVRAVGEVLDRSSRHAISKDEIRGAARRQSWKSKAESIVDFSRRLREAAETKKNMGAGVVKS; this is translated from the coding sequence TTGGAAAGGGAAAAAATGAACATTTTGTTCGCGAGCCATACCTACATCGGCGGCCCGTTCGTCGTCGGATCCCACCACTTGGCCCGCGAGCTCTCGAAGATGGGACATCGGGTGTTCCATCTCAGCACCTCGGTGACGCCCGCTCATCTGCTGAAAATGAAGCAAAGGCCGATTTTGGACCGTTTCAGGCAGTGGTGGAACCTGAGGAAGATGAATGGGGGGCTGATCCATGGCGTGCCCCTCTCCCTCGTTCCGTGGAACGTCGCCGGCCGGATCTTCCAAAAGACGGGTTCGAATTGGTTCGTCGAATCGATCCGGTTCCCGAAAGTTTCGAAGCTGCTCAAACGCCATCGGTTTACCGAAGTGGATCTGCTCCTCATCGATCAGCCGTATTTTGTCGGCATCGAAAAACACGTCAAAGCGAAGATCGTCATTTACCGGCCGACCGACCATTACGCGGAAATGTCCGGAGACTTCACCGTTGCCGCCGCGGAACGGGAGATCGCAGGCAAAGCCCACGGGATGATCGCCACTTCCGAGCCGGTGCTGCTCAGCGTCCGGCAATACAACGAAGACGTTCCCGCCATCGTGCTGGAGAACGGCGTGGAATTCGAACATTTCTCCCAAGGAGGCCCCGAGCCGGAAGAGCTGAGGGAAATTCCGAGACCGCGGGCAATATACGTCGGCGCCGTGGACGAACGGCTGGACCTGAAGGCGCTCCGCATACTGGCAGAGAGGCGCCCCGACGTGAGCCTGATCGTGATCGGCCCGCACTCCGCAACGGCCGCCGTGTCGTTTGCGGGCCTCGCCAACGTGTTTTTCCTTGGGCAGAAGCCGTACGCGGAGCTGCCTTCCTATCTGCATCACGCGGATTTGGCGCTTCTTCCGCTGTCCGACCATAAGGCGAACCGGGGAAGAAGTCCGATGAAGCTGTACGAATACGCGGCGGCAGGCTTGCCCATCGTGGTCAGGGAAACGCCGGAGCTGCTGAGAAGGGGAGAACGTTTCCTGGCCTTCTATAACGGAAGCGAAGATCTGGTCAGGGCGGTCGGGGAGGTTCTCGATCGTTCGTCCCGTCATGCGATTTCCAAAGATGAAATCCGGGGCGCCGCAAGGCGGCAGTCCTGGAAATCGAAGGCCGAATCGATCGTGGATTTCAGCAGAAGGCTGCGGGAAGCGGCCGAGACAAAGAAAAACATGGGAGCAGGAGTGGTGAAGTCGTGA
- a CDS encoding lipopolysaccharide biosynthesis protein, translated as MSVARSSLWAIAQSVSTQIAAMAGSVVLARLLSPEAFGLLGMATIFTGLVAVIQEVGMGSYLIYKQQASPSFIPTANFMNLAISAVLTLILVLGAKPISSFYGAAEVETIVYYIAAGVMLGSFGMTAKSYFQKIMKFRRLALTDLSAELLCTAAAIALALNGQTIPAITAKFLVRPALQTLILLCGPECRIFLRLRFDRAVVREMTGYSLPLILSQMLIYLSSVADYLVVGKTMGSRVLGLYTMAFTWAFLIRTYVSGQIARVMFSEFSRIQGDPAQIRNQYLRLMEVMAFALFPLCTGFCLLAPEFVATLYGDAWKEAVPPMRLLMAAGLASGLGTVSGALFKSLGRPDYELKLFSVMFVVTCGMLYAGSYFGILGVCAAVLAENLIVLVIRSWLVAKLLKLAMLRYVACFVPSAASALGMAGVYLLATALPEAGLPAPVRLVVWSLILSAVYLALSRFLNRPAYRMVKQRLFPIGQNG; from the coding sequence ATGTCCGTAGCGAGAAGCTCCCTGTGGGCCATCGCCCAGTCGGTGTCCACCCAAATCGCGGCCATGGCCGGCAGCGTCGTCCTGGCTCGCCTGCTGTCGCCGGAAGCGTTCGGACTTCTCGGAATGGCGACCATCTTCACCGGACTGGTCGCCGTCATCCAGGAAGTCGGAATGGGCTCGTACCTGATCTACAAGCAGCAGGCCTCCCCCTCGTTCATCCCGACCGCGAATTTCATGAACCTGGCCATATCGGCCGTCCTGACGCTTATCCTCGTTCTCGGCGCCAAGCCGATCTCTTCCTTCTACGGAGCCGCGGAAGTGGAGACGATCGTGTACTACATCGCCGCGGGGGTGATGCTCGGTTCCTTCGGCATGACCGCCAAGAGCTACTTCCAGAAAATCATGAAATTCCGGCGGCTGGCACTGACCGACCTGTCGGCTGAACTGCTCTGCACCGCGGCGGCTATCGCTTTGGCGCTGAACGGCCAAACGATTCCGGCGATTACGGCCAAGTTTCTGGTGCGTCCAGCCCTGCAAACGCTCATTCTCCTGTGCGGTCCGGAATGCCGGATATTTCTTCGTCTGCGGTTCGACCGTGCGGTTGTCCGGGAGATGACCGGTTACAGTCTCCCGCTCATTCTGTCCCAGATGCTGATTTACCTCAGCAGCGTAGCGGATTACCTCGTGGTCGGCAAAACGATGGGAAGCCGCGTGTTGGGGCTTTATACGATGGCGTTTACTTGGGCTTTCCTGATTCGGACTTACGTGTCCGGACAAATCGCCCGAGTCATGTTTTCCGAGTTTTCCCGGATCCAAGGGGATCCCGCGCAAATCCGCAACCAATACCTTCGCTTAATGGAAGTGATGGCGTTTGCGCTGTTCCCCCTCTGCACGGGCTTCTGCCTGCTCGCGCCGGAGTTCGTCGCTACGCTCTACGGAGACGCTTGGAAAGAGGCGGTGCCGCCGATGCGCCTGCTCATGGCGGCAGGTCTCGCATCCGGTCTCGGAACGGTCAGCGGAGCTTTGTTTAAAAGTCTCGGCAGGCCCGATTACGAACTGAAGCTGTTTTCCGTCATGTTCGTCGTCACCTGCGGGATGTTGTACGCCGGCTCTTATTTCGGAATTCTGGGCGTCTGCGCGGCCGTACTTGCCGAGAATCTGATCGTTCTCGTCATCCGCAGCTGGTTGGTCGCCAAGCTGCTGAAGCTGGCTATGCTCCGTTACGTCGCATGTTTCGTGCCGTCCGCCGCGAGCGCGCTGGGTATGGCCGGCGTTTATCTCCTGGCGACGGCGCTTCCCGAAGCCGGCTTGCCGGCGCCGGTACGTCTCGTTGTATGGAGCCTTATTCTCTCGGCCGTCTATCTGGCGCTGTCCCGGTTCCTGAACCGGCCCGCCTACCGCATGGTCAAACAACGGCTTTTCCCGATCGGGCAGAACGGTTGA
- a CDS encoding UDP-glucose dehydrogenase family protein — MKIAVVGAGYVGLVTGVCFSSLGNEVVCVDKDEEKIARLRGGESPIHEPGLTDLIRRNAGAGWLSFTGDLAEAVRQAELIVLAVGTPSLPSGEADLSYIRQAAVEIGEAMNGYKIVVTKSTVPVGTNEKIKATIASFTSHPFDVVSVPEFLREGSAVIDTFHPDRIVIGADNPAAADAVAELHRELTLNILITDIRSAEMIKYASNAFLATKISFINEIANICEKVGADVTQVALGMGQDRRIGSAFLSAGIGYGGSCFPKDTRALIQIAGNVDYDFKLLKSVVDVNRDQRTGVIRKLEEFTGSLSGRTIAVWGLAFKPNTDDVREAPSLDIVSELIDRGAVVRAYDPIATDNFRRMYDHPLVVWCENALEAAEGADALCLLTEWPEFAETDLGVLRAKMKEPVLFDGRNVFGKEAFALTDFRYYSVGRPHLNRYREASIPL, encoded by the coding sequence GTGAAAATCGCCGTCGTGGGAGCCGGTTACGTCGGATTGGTAACCGGCGTTTGTTTTTCCAGCTTGGGGAACGAGGTCGTGTGCGTGGATAAAGACGAGGAGAAGATCGCTCGTCTTCGCGGGGGAGAGTCGCCCATTCATGAACCGGGTTTGACCGATCTGATCCGGAGAAACGCCGGAGCCGGGTGGCTGAGTTTCACCGGGGATTTAGCGGAGGCCGTTCGGCAGGCGGAGCTGATCGTTCTGGCCGTGGGGACGCCGTCGCTCCCGAGCGGGGAGGCCGACCTGAGCTATATCCGGCAGGCCGCCGTCGAGATCGGAGAGGCGATGAACGGCTACAAGATCGTCGTCACCAAAAGCACCGTGCCCGTCGGCACGAATGAGAAAATCAAAGCGACGATCGCGAGCTTCACTTCGCATCCGTTCGACGTCGTATCCGTACCGGAGTTTCTGCGCGAAGGCTCGGCCGTCATCGATACGTTCCACCCGGACCGGATCGTGATCGGAGCCGACAATCCCGCCGCGGCCGACGCCGTCGCCGAGCTGCATAGAGAACTGACCTTGAACATTCTCATCACCGACATCCGAAGCGCGGAGATGATTAAATACGCGTCCAACGCTTTTCTCGCGACCAAAATTTCCTTTATCAACGAGATCGCGAACATTTGCGAGAAAGTCGGAGCGGATGTGACGCAGGTCGCGCTGGGCATGGGCCAGGACCGAAGAATCGGATCCGCGTTCCTGAGCGCTGGCATCGGTTACGGCGGCTCGTGTTTTCCGAAGGATACGCGAGCCCTGATCCAGATCGCGGGGAACGTGGATTATGATTTCAAATTGCTGAAGTCGGTCGTCGACGTCAACCGGGACCAGCGGACGGGCGTCATCCGAAAGCTGGAGGAATTCACGGGCAGCTTGTCCGGCCGCACGATCGCCGTCTGGGGCCTCGCTTTCAAGCCGAACACGGACGACGTGCGTGAAGCTCCATCGCTGGACATCGTCTCGGAGCTCATCGATAGAGGGGCCGTCGTACGGGCGTACGACCCGATCGCGACGGACAATTTCCGCCGGATGTACGACCATCCTCTCGTCGTCTGGTGCGAAAATGCTTTGGAGGCAGCCGAAGGCGCCGACGCGCTTTGTTTGTTGACGGAATGGCCGGAGTTCGCGGAGACGGATCTGGGCGTTCTTCGGGCAAAAATGAAGGAGCCCGTGCTGTTCGACGGGAGGAACGTATTCGGGAAGGAAGCGTTCGCGTTGACGGATTTCCGTTACTATTCCGTCGGCCGCCCGCATTTGAACCGATACCGGGAGGCTTCGATCCCTCTCTGA